In Prunus dulcis chromosome 1, ALMONDv2, whole genome shotgun sequence, the following are encoded in one genomic region:
- the LOC117630835 gene encoding sphingoid long-chain bases kinase 1, translating into MQNSGIVSNSKNNLRVTTPQQSLRRLGLCSQIATATGGQHSSPIVFPEKQKRHKIKAASKTPPTPTPADDPNIVKALDHRIDIRASAAGDEKSDLLGYAVFSGKLVLDKRKTSSINTTSTDAQQQQTSSSSNDITNQEAVDAKLTSKALIWGSHMLHLDDVISVSYNVGLRHFTLHSYPLKKGSCGLSCFMKPRRSRKDFRFLASSIEEAVQWVGGFADQQCYVNCLPHPLLSSKKQASSELLPIDTPPELIFKCKSPPKMLVILNPRSGRGRSSKVFHAVVEPIFKLAGFKLEVVKTTSAGHARKLASSVDISTCPDGIICVGGDGIINEVLNGLLSRDNQKEGISIPIGIVPAGSDNSLVWTVLGVRDPVSAAIAIVKGGLTATDVFAVEWIQTGVIHFGMTVSYYGFVSDVLELSEKYQKRFGPLRYFVAGFLKFLCLPKYSYEVEYLPALNEDLEGKLSAEREVVDMSELYTDIMRRSNTDGIPRASSLSSIDSIMTPTRMSGDLDATCSSNHATIEPSEYVRGLDPKSKRLSMGRNNITAEPEVIHPQLPLSTTPNWPRTRSKSRTDKGWTGLTATHDASRSSWGNAGTNDREDISSTLSDPGPIWDAEPKWDTEPNWDVENPIELPGPSDDVEAGRKEVVSRYEDKWVVTKGQFLGILVCNHACRTVQSSQVVAPKAEHDDNTLDMLLVHGSGRLRLLRFFMLLQMGRHLSLPYVENVKVKSVKIKASGKHGHNGCGIDGELFPLNGQVISSLLPEQCRLIGRSLSHQV; encoded by the exons ATGCAGAATAGTGGGATTGTTTCCAATTCCAAGAATAATTTGAGAGTGACAACGCCTCAGCAGTCTCTTCGGCGACTGGGATTGTGCTCCCAAATAGCTACTGCTACTGGGGGCCAGCACTCCTCCCCGATTGTCTTCCCTGAGAAACAGAAACGGCACAAGATCAAGGCAGCTTCTAAGACTCCACCTACCCCTACCCCTGCTGATGATCCCAACATAGTTAAGGCCTTAGACCACAGGATTGACATTCGGGCTTCTGCTGCTGGAGATGAGAAGTCTGATTTGTTGGGTTATGCCGTCTTTTCCGGGAAATTAGTTttggacaaaagaaaaaccagcaGTATAAACACTACTTCTACTGAtgcacaacaacaacaaacctcctcctcctctaatGATATTACCAACCAGGAAGCTGTTGATGCTAAACTTACCAGCAAGGCTTTAATTTGGGGTTCTCACATGCTGCATCTTGACGATGTTATCTCA GTTTCATACAATGTTGGTCTCAGACATTTCACCCTGCATTCTTACCCCTTGAAAAAAGGTTCCTGTGGCCTTTCTTGTTTTATGAAACCTCGAAGAAGCCGGAAGGACTTTCGATTCTTGGCTTCTAGCATAGAAGAGGCAGTTCAGTGGGTTGGCGGGTTTGCGGATCAGCAGTGTTATGTGAATTGCTTGCCTCATCCGTTGCTATCTTCTAAGAAGCAGGCTTCTTCAGAATTACTTCCAATTGATACTCCTCCtgaattaattttcaaatgcaAGAGTCCCCCAAAAATGCTTGTCATATTAAATCCACGATCTGGACGAGGCCGTTCAAGTAAGGTTTTTCACGCCGTCGTTGAACCTATATTTAAG CTTGCAGGTTTCAAACTGGAGGTAGTCAAAACAACGTCTGCAGGTCATGCTAGGAAACTTGCCTCAAGTGTTGACATCAGCACTTGTCCTGATG GAATCATTTGTGTTGGGGGCGACGGAATTATTAATGAG GTTCTAAATGGTTTACTTAGTAGagacaaccaaaaagaaggaaTTTCCATACCAATTGGAATTGTACCTGCTGGTTCTGATAATTCATTAGTTTGGACTGTTCTTGGAGTTAGAGATCCAGTTTCTGCTGCAATAGCCATTGTAAAG GGGGGTCTTACGGCTACAGATGTTTTTGCTGTTGAGTGGATTCAGACTGGTGTCATTCACTTTGGGATGACAGTCTCATATTATGGTTTTGTGAGTGATG TGTTGGAGCTCTCTGAGAAATATCAAAAGCGCTTTGGTCCTCTGCGTTATTTTGTTGCTGGCTTTCTTAAATTCTTATGCCTACCAAAGTACAGCTATGAAGTTGAGTATCTTCCAGCATTAAACGAGGATCTGGAAGGAAAACTCTCAGCTGAAAGGGAAGTAGTTGACATGTCAGAACTATACACAGACATTATGAGGAGATCAAACACAGATGGGATTCCGCGAGCCTCGAGTTTATCTAGTATCGACTCCATTATGACTCCTACTCGAATGTCTGGAGACTTGGATGCAACCTGCAGTAGCAATCATGCTACCATTGAACCATCTGAGTACGTGCGTGGCCTAGATCCTAAATCAAAACGACTTTCAATGGGAAGGAACAATATAACTGCAGAGCCAGAAGTTATTCATCCGCAGCTACCTCTGTCAACAACTCCAAATTGGCCAAGGACCCGCTCTAAGTCGAGGACAGATAAAGGATGGACTGGATTGACAGCCACACATGATGCCTCCAGATCTTCTTGGGGCAATGCTGGAACAAATGATAGGGAGGATATATCATCCACTCTGTCCGATCCAGGTCCAATTTGGGATGCCGAACCCAAGTGGGACACCGAACCTAATTGGGATGTGGAAAATCCTATTGAATTGCCGGGGCCATCAGATGATGTGGAAGCAGGAAGAAAGGAAGTTGTTTCTAGGTATGAAGATAAATGGGTTGTTACAAAGGGTCAGTTTCTTGGTATTCTGGTTTGCAATCATGCTTGCAGAACTGTTCAGAGTTCCCAAGTAGTGGCACCAAAAGCTGAGCATGATGACAACACCTTGGATATGCTCCTAGTTCATGGAAGTGGGCGGTTAAGGCTATTGAGATTTTTCATGTTGCTGCAGATGGGTAGACACCTTTCACTGCCATATGTGGAAAATGTCAAG GTGAAGTCAGTGAAGATTAAGGCATCAGGAAAGCACGGCCATAATGGTTGTGGTATTGATGGAGAGCTTTTTCCACTTAATGGGCAAGTGATTTCTTCTTTGCTTCCAGAACAATGCAGACTTATCGGTCGCTCCCTTAGCCATCAAGTCTAA
- the LOC117616728 gene encoding NADPH-dependent pterin aldehyde reductase isoform X1, whose amino-acid sequence MNVVSKGGGGGVAASRIVVITGVSKGLGRALAVEMAKRGHTVIGCSRAQDKLNALQSELSSDKHLFLNTDVRSNTSIAEMARVVKEKRGIPDIIVNNAGIINDNKKLWEVPVEEFDSVIDTNVKGIANVLRHFIPLMLSRNEGKNPAGIIVNMSSGWGRSGAAHVAPYCASKWAVEGLTRSVARELPSEMAILALNPGVIHTDMLESCFGDSSMKNYPKPDAWAVKAATMILNLTPADNGASLTV is encoded by the exons ATGAACGTTGTGAGCAAGGGAGGAGGAGGCGGCGTGGCGGCGTCTCGGATTGTAGTGATAACAGGAGTGAGCAAAGGGCTGGGGCGAGCGCTGGCGGTAGAGATGGCCAAGAGGGGCCACACCGTAATCGGCTGCTCCCGTGCCCAGGATAAGCTCAACGCCCTCCAATCCGAACTCTCTTCCGACAAACACCTCTTCCTCAACACCGATGTC AGGTCGAATACCAGCATTGCTGAGATGGCACGAGTtgtgaaggaaaaaagggGCATTCCAGATATAATAGTGAACAATGCGGGCATCATCAACGACAACAAGAAGCTTTGGGAGGTGCCGGTAGAAGAGTTTGACAGCGTCATTGACACCAATGTCAAGGGAATCGCTAACGTGTTGCGCCACTTCATTCCGCTGATGCTGTCGCGGAATGAGGGCAAGAACCCAGCGGGAATCATAGTCAACATGTCTTCAGGATGGGGCCGATCGGGTGCGGCACATGTGGCCCCTTACTGTGCATCCAAATGGGCCGTGGAGGGCTTGACCCGATCAGTTGCTAGGGAGTTGCCTAGTGAAATGGCAATTCTTGCACTCAACCCCGGTGTCATACACACCGACATGCTTGAGTCGTGTTTTGGAGACTCCAGCATGAAAAATTACCCGAAACCTGATGCATGGGCCGTCAAGGCTGCTACCATGATCTTGAATCTCACACCAGCCGACAATGGAGCTTCTCTCACTGTGTGA
- the LOC117616728 gene encoding NADPH-dependent pterin aldehyde reductase isoform X2 codes for MSFDEFLIDMKQSKRKSIGQELKKRSNTSIAEMARVVKEKRGIPDIIVNNAGIINDNKKLWEVPVEEFDSVIDTNVKGIANVLRHFIPLMLSRNEGKNPAGIIVNMSSGWGRSGAAHVAPYCASKWAVEGLTRSVARELPSEMAILALNPGVIHTDMLESCFGDSSMKNYPKPDAWAVKAATMILNLTPADNGASLTV; via the exons ATGTC TTTTGATGAATTCTTGATAGACATGAAGCAaagtaaaaggaaaagtaTTGGTCAAGAGCTCAAAAAG AGGTCGAATACCAGCATTGCTGAGATGGCACGAGTtgtgaaggaaaaaagggGCATTCCAGATATAATAGTGAACAATGCGGGCATCATCAACGACAACAAGAAGCTTTGGGAGGTGCCGGTAGAAGAGTTTGACAGCGTCATTGACACCAATGTCAAGGGAATCGCTAACGTGTTGCGCCACTTCATTCCGCTGATGCTGTCGCGGAATGAGGGCAAGAACCCAGCGGGAATCATAGTCAACATGTCTTCAGGATGGGGCCGATCGGGTGCGGCACATGTGGCCCCTTACTGTGCATCCAAATGGGCCGTGGAGGGCTTGACCCGATCAGTTGCTAGGGAGTTGCCTAGTGAAATGGCAATTCTTGCACTCAACCCCGGTGTCATACACACCGACATGCTTGAGTCGTGTTTTGGAGACTCCAGCATGAAAAATTACCCGAAACCTGATGCATGGGCCGTCAAGGCTGCTACCATGATCTTGAATCTCACACCAGCCGACAATGGAGCTTCTCTCACTGTGTGA